The following are from one region of the Aequoribacter fuscus genome:
- a CDS encoding bifunctional folylpolyglutamate synthase/dihydrofolate synthase: protein MPAKTLEAWLGHLEHAHSKPIDLSLERAAEVAARLGLCPAGKILTVAGTNGKGSTVATVNALLRAQGVAVGVFTSPHIVSFNERIVINDKLASDAAIVDAFEAIEQARGDISLTYYEFSALAAAFIFQRAQVDVWILEVGLGGRLDAVNIFDADVAVVTSIDLDHQEYLGDTRELIAIEKAGVARAGAPCVVAESNLPRTLLPELNRIGAVTVCVNTDYELRFDALHWSGAWQSSEGHISLTNLPRSALLPSNLAAGVQAVLCLGYGLPGNASAVLTSLQVPGRREIRDVQNRTVLVDVAHNPAAIKALAEFVEARFAPKTCRAVFSAMIDKDTGTMFALAADTVSHWYLPNQSHNPRVAKALELKAILQNATGHGAKCYDTVAHACEAMWQESEQDDLLLIIGSFTTVAAFEVWARQTEN, encoded by the coding sequence ATGCCAGCGAAAACGCTTGAGGCGTGGCTCGGACATTTAGAGCACGCCCATTCGAAACCCATTGATTTAAGTCTTGAACGCGCTGCCGAAGTGGCGGCGCGTCTGGGCTTGTGCCCTGCGGGTAAAATTTTGACGGTTGCCGGCACTAACGGTAAGGGTTCGACGGTGGCGACCGTTAACGCCTTGTTGCGTGCTCAGGGGGTCGCGGTTGGCGTATTTACCTCGCCCCACATCGTGTCGTTTAACGAGCGGATCGTGATTAACGATAAGCTGGCTAGCGATGCAGCTATCGTCGACGCTTTTGAGGCGATTGAGCAGGCGCGCGGTGACATCTCGCTAACCTATTACGAATTCTCTGCACTGGCGGCCGCGTTTATTTTTCAGCGAGCTCAGGTCGATGTTTGGATACTTGAAGTGGGGCTTGGTGGACGTTTAGATGCGGTGAATATTTTTGACGCCGACGTCGCAGTCGTGACGAGTATCGATCTTGATCATCAAGAGTATTTAGGCGACACCAGAGAGCTTATTGCGATCGAGAAGGCTGGCGTCGCCCGTGCTGGAGCACCCTGTGTGGTCGCTGAATCGAATTTGCCGCGAACCCTGTTGCCTGAGTTAAACCGCATAGGCGCAGTGACTGTGTGCGTCAATACAGATTATGAGCTGCGGTTTGATGCCCTTCACTGGTCTGGTGCATGGCAATCGAGTGAAGGACACATCAGCCTGACCAACTTGCCTCGAAGCGCCTTATTACCCTCGAATTTAGCAGCAGGCGTGCAGGCTGTGCTCTGCTTGGGGTATGGCCTTCCTGGCAATGCATCTGCTGTGTTAACCAGCCTGCAGGTCCCCGGTCGTCGCGAGATTCGTGATGTCCAAAATCGAACTGTGCTGGTTGATGTGGCTCATAATCCTGCGGCAATCAAAGCCTTGGCTGAATTTGTCGAAGCGCGGTTCGCCCCTAAGACCTGTCGCGCTGTATTTTCTGCCATGATCGACAAAGACACTGGTACAATGTTCGCGTTAGCGGCCGATACCGTTAGCCACTGGTATTTGCCCAATCAGTCGCACAATCCCAGAGTCGCTAAGGCGCTCGAATTAAAAGCGATCTTGCAGAACGCGACGGGTCATGGAGCTAAGTGCTACGACACTGTTGCGCACGCGTGTGAGGCAATGTGGCAAGAGTCAGAACAAGATGACTTATTATTGATAATCGGGTCGTTTACGACCGTAGCGGCGTTTGAGGTTTGGGCGCGTCAAACGGAGAATTAA
- a CDS encoding SPOR domain-containing protein, translating into MLRQRLVGALVLTALGVVFWPIIFVDQSLQTPAERLQVPSVETYEPLTPVDESEFQWPDIEVDASRNPQADSDEPDVAEDAARTAELLSGDTALPAAAITNKDLTEPPEDIELDDKGRPIAYTLQVVSMARKTDARSVSLKLQELGYKAYVVEVDRPEGIRYRVYVGPKYQKRDLAPVKAAVDEALSVKSLIVRYWP; encoded by the coding sequence ATGTTGCGACAACGACTAGTAGGGGCTTTAGTCTTAACCGCCTTAGGCGTGGTTTTCTGGCCCATTATTTTTGTGGACCAATCGCTGCAAACGCCCGCTGAGCGTCTTCAGGTGCCGAGCGTCGAGACCTACGAACCGCTTACCCCCGTTGATGAAAGCGAGTTTCAGTGGCCGGACATTGAGGTTGATGCAAGTCGTAATCCCCAGGCAGATTCCGACGAGCCCGATGTTGCCGAAGATGCCGCCAGAACGGCTGAGCTGTTATCGGGTGATACGGCTTTACCGGCTGCAGCCATCACCAACAAAGATTTGACGGAGCCTCCCGAGGACATTGAACTCGATGACAAGGGGCGCCCAATTGCTTACACACTGCAGGTCGTTAGCATGGCGCGCAAAACCGATGCTCGTTCGGTGTCCCTAAAATTACAAGAACTTGGGTACAAGGCGTATGTCGTAGAGGTCGACCGTCCCGAGGGAATCCGATACCGAGTGTATGTGGGACCGAAGTATCAAAAACGGGACTTGGCACCCGTGAAGGCGGCGGTGGATGAGGCACTGTCGGTCAAATCCTTGATTGTGCGCTATTGGCCCTAG
- a CDS encoding CvpA family protein, which produces MLDTTTFNWVDWGIVCVLGLSIFLSLWRGFVREALSLLGWVAGFILASRYSPWLASYLSDLISGDVVRQVVAFLGVMVATLIATSLVSRLLQSVIQAVGLSFFDRILGSAFGLVRGVVVLLIMAYALKLLAPQTQDAMDQSVLMPHIDTMLNWSQAQLQDARVPTI; this is translated from the coding sequence ATGCTCGATACAACAACATTTAATTGGGTCGATTGGGGCATTGTCTGTGTCTTAGGTTTGTCGATTTTTTTGAGTTTGTGGCGAGGGTTTGTTCGTGAGGCCCTGTCGCTGCTTGGGTGGGTCGCTGGCTTTATTCTGGCCAGTCGTTATTCGCCTTGGCTGGCGAGTTACCTCAGTGACCTGATCAGCGGCGATGTGGTTCGCCAAGTTGTTGCGTTCTTGGGTGTCATGGTGGCGACTTTAATTGCGACATCTTTGGTGAGTCGACTGCTCCAATCGGTTATCCAAGCGGTGGGACTCTCGTTTTTTGATCGAATCTTGGGCTCAGCTTTTGGGCTGGTCCGCGGCGTTGTTGTTTTGCTTATCATGGCTTACGCGCTAAAATTGCTCGCGCCGCAAACGCAGGATGCGATGGATCAGTCTGTGCTTATGCCGCACATCGATACGATGTTGAATTGGAGCCAGGCGCAACTGCAAGATGCTCGCGTGCCGACCATCTGA
- the purF gene encoding amidophosphoribosyltransferase — translation MCGLAGIVGKRDVAPDIYDALTVLQHRGQDAAGIMTSYQGRFTQRKSEGLVRDVFRQHHMQRLRGAVGIGHVRYPTAGSSGPALAQPFYVNSPYGIALAHNGNLTNSAKLTHEMFQSDLRHLNTDSDSEVLLNVFAHELQVQRQLFPSAEDIFAAVAGVHRRCVGGYAAIALIVNYGIVGFRDPWGIRPLVLGQRETSEGTEYMLASESVALDVLGFELIDDVAPGEAVYISEKGELFRRQCAAKPKLLPCIFEHVYFARPDSMMDGISVYKTRMRQGEALAKKVMALRPDHEIDVVIPIPDTSRIAAQAMAHELGIKFREGFMKNRYIGRTFIMPGQNERKKSVRQKLNPVPLEFEGKTVMLVDDSIVRGTTCRQIIQMARDAGAKKVYFASACPPVRYPNVYGIDMPSAEELIANNRTEEEVCEAIGADWLVFQNLDDLVKCSMEGNPQVDGFDCSVFNKDYVTGDVDDAYLLSVHNARNDAAQEERRAAEAAGRSVIGIHNDDQS, via the coding sequence ATGTGTGGATTAGCGGGTATTGTTGGCAAACGTGATGTCGCGCCTGATATCTATGATGCATTAACCGTGCTTCAGCACCGAGGCCAAGATGCCGCGGGTATCATGACTTCCTACCAAGGCCGTTTTACCCAGCGCAAATCGGAAGGTTTGGTTCGTGATGTATTTCGTCAGCATCATATGCAGCGTTTGCGCGGTGCTGTGGGTATAGGCCACGTACGTTACCCAACAGCCGGGAGCAGTGGTCCGGCCTTAGCCCAACCATTTTATGTGAATTCGCCCTACGGTATCGCCTTGGCACACAATGGCAACTTAACAAATTCAGCTAAGCTCACCCACGAGATGTTTCAGAGCGATTTGCGTCATTTGAACACCGACAGTGATTCCGAGGTGTTGTTGAATGTTTTCGCGCATGAGCTTCAGGTTCAGCGACAATTATTTCCAAGTGCAGAGGATATTTTTGCCGCGGTGGCGGGTGTTCACCGACGCTGTGTAGGGGGTTATGCCGCCATCGCGTTAATCGTCAATTACGGTATTGTGGGCTTTAGAGACCCATGGGGTATTCGTCCCTTGGTGTTGGGTCAGCGCGAGACCTCCGAAGGCACGGAGTACATGCTGGCCTCGGAGAGTGTGGCCTTGGATGTGCTGGGTTTTGAACTGATAGATGACGTAGCGCCAGGCGAGGCCGTCTACATATCCGAAAAAGGCGAGCTCTTCCGTCGGCAGTGTGCGGCTAAACCTAAACTGTTGCCTTGTATTTTTGAGCACGTGTACTTCGCTCGTCCAGATTCCATGATGGACGGCATTTCGGTATACAAAACTCGGATGCGTCAGGGTGAGGCTCTAGCAAAAAAAGTCATGGCTTTGCGCCCTGATCATGAGATTGATGTGGTGATTCCCATACCGGACACTAGCCGTATTGCCGCCCAAGCGATGGCCCATGAATTGGGTATTAAGTTCCGCGAAGGCTTCATGAAGAATCGCTACATCGGCCGAACGTTCATTATGCCAGGCCAAAACGAGCGCAAAAAATCGGTGCGACAAAAGTTAAACCCAGTACCTCTGGAGTTTGAAGGCAAGACCGTCATGTTGGTCGATGACTCGATTGTTCGTGGTACCACGTGCCGCCAAATTATTCAGATGGCGCGTGATGCGGGTGCTAAGAAAGTTTACTTTGCCAGTGCGTGCCCTCCGGTACGTTACCCAAATGTTTACGGTATCGATATGCCCTCGGCGGAGGAGTTGATCGCTAACAACCGCACCGAGGAGGAAGTATGCGAGGCTATTGGGGCGGATTGGTTGGTCTTTCAGAACCTCGACGATTTGGTCAAATGTTCGATGGAAGGTAACCCCCAAGTCGACGGCTTTGACTGCTCGGTATTTAACAAGGACTACGTCACGGGCGATGTTGATGACGCCTACTTGCTATCCGTGCACAATGCCCGCAATGATGCCGCCCAGGAAGAACGCCGTGCAGCGGAGGCGGCGGGCCGGTCGGTGATTGGTATTCATAACGATGATCAATCCTAG
- a CDS encoding O-succinylhomoserine sulfhydrylase → MSFEFDPSQFDAETLAIRAGFERSQNGEHSEPMYLTSSYIFDSAEDAASRFRGEAEGPVYARYTNPTVNLFESRLAALEGGEEAVATSSGMAAILSTCMAFLSAGDEVLCSADVFGSTTGLFSKYMAKFGVKTHYLPLGDMGAWEAAANEKTKLLFLETPSNPLCRIADIRAFANLAKGVGARLAVDNCFCTPALQQPLLHGADLVIHSATKYLDGQGRTLGGAVVGTHADMAEVRAFLRTCGPTMSPFNAWVFLKGLETLSLRMERHCANAQGLAEWLSQQDEVTSVNYAGLADHPGHALAAAQQSGFGGVLSFTVKGGRESAWACINGVRWLSLTANLGDAKTTIVHPATTTHGRLSDQERDAAGITENLIRISVGLESLKDIQDDLRRGLSCILAG, encoded by the coding sequence GTGTCCTTTGAATTTGACCCATCGCAATTCGATGCCGAGACCTTAGCGATTCGTGCTGGTTTCGAACGCAGTCAAAATGGCGAGCATAGCGAGCCTATGTACCTGACCTCGAGCTACATTTTTGATAGCGCTGAAGATGCTGCCTCACGCTTTCGGGGTGAGGCCGAGGGCCCCGTTTACGCGCGCTATACCAACCCTACGGTGAATTTGTTTGAGTCGCGTTTGGCGGCCTTGGAGGGAGGCGAGGAGGCGGTAGCGACTTCGTCCGGTATGGCGGCGATATTGTCGACCTGTATGGCGTTCTTATCAGCCGGTGATGAAGTGCTGTGTTCAGCCGATGTGTTTGGGTCTACGACGGGCTTGTTTTCTAAGTACATGGCCAAGTTCGGTGTTAAAACCCATTACCTACCTCTTGGGGATATGGGCGCTTGGGAAGCAGCTGCCAACGAAAAAACCAAATTACTCTTTTTGGAAACACCCTCGAACCCTCTGTGTCGCATCGCCGACATTCGTGCCTTTGCCAATTTGGCCAAGGGGGTGGGTGCGCGTTTGGCGGTGGACAACTGTTTTTGTACGCCAGCTCTGCAGCAGCCATTGCTGCACGGCGCGGATTTGGTGATTCACTCGGCCACCAAATACCTTGACGGACAGGGCCGTACGCTCGGTGGGGCAGTGGTGGGTACGCATGCGGACATGGCCGAAGTTCGGGCCTTTTTGCGTACCTGCGGACCGACGATGAGCCCTTTTAACGCCTGGGTCTTTCTGAAAGGATTAGAGACTCTCAGTCTGCGCATGGAACGCCATTGTGCCAATGCTCAGGGCCTGGCTGAATGGCTATCACAACAGGACGAGGTGACATCGGTTAACTACGCCGGTTTAGCAGATCATCCAGGACACGCTTTGGCCGCAGCTCAGCAAAGCGGGTTTGGCGGGGTGTTAAGCTTTACCGTAAAAGGTGGGCGTGAGTCGGCCTGGGCCTGCATAAACGGGGTGCGTTGGCTGAGCTTAACGGCAAACCTCGGCGATGCGAAAACGACGATCGTGCATCCAGCGACGACGACCCATGGTCGTCTGAGCGATCAAGAGCGGGACGCGGCCGGTATTACTGAGAATTTAATTCGCATCTCTGTGGGCTTAGAGTCGCTAAAAGACATTCAGGATGATCTGAGGCGCGGTTTATCGTGTATATTGGCAGGGTAG
- a CDS encoding AAA family ATPase, whose translation MLNPILAGVHDAIAQRLLGKSEAIKLALCAILARGHILIEDLPGMGKTTLAHSLAQSLGLQYARVQFTSDLLPADILGLSVFDARENRFEFHQGPVFSQVLLADEINRATPRTQSALLEAMAEGQVSIDGETRALPEPFIVIATQNPSEQMGTYPLPESQLDRFLIRMTLGYPDKDSELALFQRVVGRDRQQLPKTMTALTDNEGLRALQVEVDQVSATDDVLHYVSRLVQATRSHSACALGLSPRGALALLEASKAWAYLEGRRYILPDDIQAVFPAVAAHRLVPAAGSNSDSGQLVRDLLATVNVLRQA comes from the coding sequence ATGCTTAATCCTATCCTCGCCGGGGTGCACGATGCCATCGCGCAGCGTCTACTCGGTAAGTCAGAGGCCATAAAGCTCGCTCTGTGTGCCATTTTGGCCCGTGGGCATATCCTGATTGAAGATCTACCCGGTATGGGTAAAACCACTTTAGCCCACAGCTTGGCACAATCACTGGGTTTGCAATACGCTCGAGTACAATTCACGAGCGACTTGTTACCTGCGGATATTCTGGGCCTGTCGGTCTTTGACGCGCGGGAAAACCGGTTTGAGTTTCATCAAGGCCCCGTATTTTCTCAGGTGCTGTTGGCTGATGAGATCAACCGCGCTACGCCTCGTACACAAAGTGCCTTGCTAGAGGCGATGGCTGAAGGGCAGGTGTCGATCGATGGTGAAACCCGTGCTCTGCCCGAGCCGTTTATTGTCATAGCCACACAAAACCCCAGTGAGCAAATGGGGACGTATCCTTTGCCTGAATCGCAGCTGGATCGTTTTTTAATTCGAATGACCTTGGGCTACCCTGACAAGGACTCAGAACTCGCTTTGTTTCAGCGTGTCGTCGGGCGCGACCGACAACAATTGCCCAAGACGATGACCGCTTTGACCGATAACGAGGGCTTGCGAGCACTCCAAGTTGAGGTAGACCAGGTTAGCGCGACCGATGACGTGCTGCATTACGTCAGTCGTCTGGTGCAAGCCACTCGTAGCCACTCCGCCTGTGCTCTGGGTTTATCTCCACGGGGTGCGTTGGCACTACTTGAAGCGTCAAAAGCCTGGGCCTACCTGGAAGGCCGCCGTTACATTCTTCCCGATGACATTCAGGCTGTTTTTCCTGCGGTAGCGGCACACCGCTTGGTGCCTGCGGCGGGATCAAACAGCGACAGTGGGCAACTCGTCCGCGACCTCCTAGCCACTGTGAACGTGTTAAGGCAGGCATAG
- a CDS encoding DUF58 domain-containing protein has product MFKSWRTRWQARWRRFFASRSPRQVQVTLTQKRIYILPTRGGFTFLLLLLVLLVAGINYQNNLIYGLTFWLATVFLLATWHTYQNMAGLTLSARATGPVFAGSAAQFELALQAGVNKHCAQLTVLTAHGDSQSLAFVGETLVRLLWSGPTTRRGWYKPERLTLSSSAPFGLFRCWAYAWLDARALVYPRPIDAMIMSDGAGQGDTRPLGNTVTQELDGFRPYRVGDHRKHIHWATLAKGQPLQTREQALQQENESWVLWDHYGGTIEQRLSAMCQRVLTLSEQDKLFGLGLPNQQIAPSRGYEHRAQSLQALALYRLTEASS; this is encoded by the coding sequence ATGTTCAAGTCGTGGCGGACTCGATGGCAGGCGCGCTGGCGACGATTTTTTGCCAGTCGCAGCCCTCGGCAAGTGCAGGTGACTCTGACTCAAAAACGTATCTATATACTGCCCACGCGTGGGGGATTTACCTTTTTACTGTTGTTATTAGTACTTCTGGTTGCAGGGATCAATTATCAGAACAACCTGATCTACGGCTTAACCTTTTGGCTGGCGACCGTATTTTTGTTGGCTACTTGGCATACCTATCAGAACATGGCGGGGCTTACGCTTTCAGCACGTGCCACTGGGCCTGTGTTTGCGGGGAGCGCGGCCCAGTTTGAACTCGCTCTGCAGGCCGGAGTAAACAAGCATTGCGCGCAACTGACCGTTCTCACTGCCCATGGCGATAGTCAAAGTCTTGCGTTCGTGGGCGAGACCTTGGTGCGCTTACTTTGGTCGGGGCCTACGACACGTCGAGGCTGGTATAAGCCCGAGAGGCTGACCTTATCGTCGAGTGCCCCTTTTGGTTTGTTCCGGTGTTGGGCGTATGCTTGGCTCGATGCGCGTGCTTTGGTCTATCCACGGCCGATTGATGCAATGATCATGAGTGACGGCGCGGGTCAAGGTGATACGCGTCCGCTGGGTAATACCGTCACGCAAGAGCTCGATGGGTTTCGACCTTACCGAGTAGGGGACCATCGTAAGCATATTCACTGGGCCACACTTGCCAAAGGGCAGCCTTTACAAACCCGAGAACAGGCCTTGCAACAAGAGAATGAATCCTGGGTGCTGTGGGACCATTACGGCGGGACCATCGAGCAGCGTTTAAGTGCCATGTGTCAGCGTGTGCTAACCCTGTCTGAGCAGGATAAGTTGTTTGGTTTGGGACTGCCCAATCAACAAATCGCGCCGAGCCGCGGCTATGAACACCGCGCACAATCGTTACAGGCGTTGGCTCTGTACCGCTTGACCGAGGCGTCATCCTGA
- a CDS encoding transglutaminaseTgpA domain-containing protein, producing the protein MLIPRVVLLMVFGLMPVLLVPLLEVVPNWLIGVYVLAGAWRYGAYLGTANYPKAWIKVLLVVASVGALGWDMGSWKGLEPMVALLLLAFALKVTELVTVRDMLILILVAYFIVAAQFLFSQSLFATFLGIAEIWWITAVLIAVNYGTQARLLQRALSLSGTVLAQAIPLMLVLFFIFPRLEPFWAVPLQSSGGVTGVSDRMNPGDIANLSRSAALAFRAEFAGPVPPNRELYWRALVLDRQVGETWRASMPQPRRALPGLSPEIDVSITLEPTGQRWLPVLETPATLSVQALIATSNTAFASTDVKSDTRYRLLATKDNTFDILRPLERTRLLQLSAGRNPQSRALAERWRAELESDRDYVDAVLAYFRTQPFYYTLNPPTLGPNGVDEFLFSTQRGFCEHYAGAFTELMRAAGIPARVVTGYQGGELNPVSGAVVVRQYDAHAWSEVWLEEQGWVRVDPTAAVAPDRIEYGLEQALAEEGSFLENTPLSALHFKNIALINAVRLRLDALSYEWQSWVLGFDRSTQSTLLTRLFQGNETWKYAVALAAAWVLLMLPFALRLWLSERPHLAPHERVLGDFLRLMRQHGFARAPGESLAHLQGRISAANSNKANAANAFLNTYSAYQYQPNKAQYISVGELKRLLRECKRSFKA; encoded by the coding sequence ATGTTGATTCCTCGCGTGGTGTTGTTAATGGTCTTTGGGCTCATGCCCGTGCTATTGGTTCCTTTGTTAGAGGTTGTGCCCAATTGGCTCATTGGCGTTTATGTGCTTGCGGGCGCCTGGCGCTATGGTGCGTACTTGGGTACAGCGAATTATCCAAAAGCTTGGATCAAAGTGCTATTGGTGGTTGCCTCCGTTGGCGCCTTGGGTTGGGATATGGGTTCGTGGAAAGGTCTCGAGCCTATGGTGGCACTACTGCTATTAGCGTTTGCCCTGAAAGTCACCGAGCTCGTTACGGTGCGCGATATGTTGATCTTGATTTTAGTCGCGTATTTTATCGTTGCCGCGCAATTCTTGTTCAGCCAAAGTTTGTTTGCCACTTTCTTGGGAATAGCCGAAATCTGGTGGATTACAGCGGTCTTGATCGCAGTCAATTACGGGACACAAGCTCGGTTATTGCAGCGTGCCTTGAGTTTGTCCGGCACCGTATTGGCGCAAGCGATTCCACTGATGCTGGTGTTGTTTTTTATCTTTCCGCGCTTGGAGCCGTTTTGGGCCGTACCGCTTCAGTCCTCTGGTGGTGTCACGGGCGTGAGTGACCGCATGAACCCTGGTGACATCGCGAACTTAAGCCGATCGGCTGCACTGGCTTTTCGCGCCGAATTCGCGGGCCCAGTGCCACCGAATCGAGAGCTTTATTGGCGCGCGTTAGTATTAGACCGGCAGGTGGGCGAGACATGGCGAGCCTCGATGCCTCAGCCTCGGCGCGCCTTGCCCGGTCTCAGCCCGGAAATCGATGTCAGTATAACCTTGGAGCCCACTGGGCAGCGTTGGTTGCCTGTGCTTGAAACACCAGCAACGCTATCGGTGCAGGCTTTGATCGCAACATCGAACACCGCTTTTGCGAGTACCGACGTTAAATCAGACACGCGGTATCGCCTGCTGGCCACCAAAGACAATACTTTCGATATCCTTCGTCCCCTTGAGCGCACGCGATTGCTACAACTCAGTGCCGGACGCAATCCACAGAGTCGTGCCCTAGCTGAGCGATGGCGTGCAGAGCTAGAGAGCGATCGGGACTACGTGGATGCTGTATTGGCGTATTTTAGGACGCAGCCGTTTTACTACACTTTGAATCCGCCCACGTTGGGGCCAAATGGGGTCGATGAGTTTTTGTTTTCGACACAGCGGGGCTTCTGTGAGCATTATGCGGGCGCGTTTACCGAGCTTATGCGCGCAGCGGGGATTCCTGCACGGGTAGTGACTGGTTATCAGGGCGGCGAGTTAAACCCAGTTTCAGGGGCGGTTGTTGTCCGCCAGTACGACGCCCACGCTTGGTCTGAGGTTTGGCTTGAAGAGCAAGGCTGGGTGCGTGTCGATCCCACCGCAGCGGTTGCGCCTGATCGTATCGAATATGGGCTCGAACAGGCGCTCGCGGAGGAGGGTAGCTTTCTCGAGAATACGCCACTATCGGCATTACATTTTAAAAATATTGCTTTGATTAACGCCGTGCGTTTGCGGCTAGACGCCTTGAGTTATGAATGGCAAAGTTGGGTCTTAGGTTTTGATCGCAGTACTCAATCGACCTTGCTGACCAGGTTGTTTCAAGGCAACGAAACGTGGAAGTACGCGGTGGCTCTCGCGGCTGCTTGGGTGTTGCTCATGCTGCCTTTCGCGTTGCGCTTGTGGTTGTCGGAGCGACCGCACCTTGCCCCCCATGAGCGTGTGCTCGGTGATTTTCTTAGATTGATGAGACAGCATGGATTCGCGCGTGCGCCCGGCGAGTCCCTTGCGCACTTGCAAGGCCGCATCTCAGCCGCAAATTCGAACAAAGCGAATGCGGCAAATGCCTTCTTAAACACCTATAGCGCTTATCAATATCAGCCGAATAAAGCCCAATACATTAGTGTTGGGGAGTTAAAGCGTTTGCTGCGCGAGTGTAAGCGCAGCTTTAAGGCATAA